A single genomic interval of Macadamia integrifolia cultivar HAES 741 chromosome 6, SCU_Mint_v3, whole genome shotgun sequence harbors:
- the LOC122082380 gene encoding pentatricopeptide repeat-containing protein At5g57250, mitochondrial isoform X2, which yields MKSNKISGNSCTHSIVVRALLEDRRFEEAELFVIQLGKYGFLSRNGIWDSLIQSICVAGKNPEKAFSVLRDCLRNCGSLPSFSTFSLLIHSFSSLGKMDRAIEVLEMMTDEKIGHPVNNSICSSIISGFSRIGNPELALKFYEKVEKIETFRPNVVTYTALVSALCIEGRVKEVSNLVCRMEKEGIVLDAVFYSSWICGYFIEGILQEAFQKHKLMVESGIKPDIVSYTILIDGFSKEGNVEKAVGFLNEMKMVGVEPNLVTYTAVIRGFCQKGKLDEAISLFRKLEALGIVADEVTYSTLIDELCRKADFDQVFCLLDEMEKKGIGTGIVTYNTVINGLSKVGRTCEADEISKRISGDNFTYSTLLHGYIEEKNVEGILKTKRRLEEAGVHMDGVMCNVLIKALFMRGLVEDAYMIFKEMPEMGLHADSVTYHTMIDGYCKVGRINEALELFDAYRTSLFPDVVCYSCIIHGLCENGMLDMAIKVFTELIEKGLSPSKATYMKVIRSLLKQGNGQGVLNFLHEIEKLEPEIYGDICSDAVHFLCKRGCAESAFDVFMMLKRKNFGVTSNCYYSILKGLITKGNNWIQQVMMNAYLKDYGWSEFRFCKILVRYLCKKDVELALRFLDKMKKKDICVLDPFPVVETLVEQGRIIDAYKLIMEVGDQTLLNIVTYSIVIDGLCKSGYLDKALDLCDSMKKKGIAPNIVTYNSVINGLCRQGCVIEALRLFDSLEKVNLVPTDITYGTLISALSKEGFLLDAKQLLERMVLNGFIPSTRVYNSLIDGYCKFGSMEEAMELLLDLEKSCHRPDAFTVSAVINGCCRKGDMEGALGFYLDYKRKGVLPDLIGFIYLLKGLLAKGRIEEARNILREMLQIQSVVELIDRAAAEIETESIGNILVFLCERGSIQEAISVLNEVGSLVYPFGRRFGAIGGSEKLEKLHKEGLFDTVTVESLTSSCTTDLDLELLEVGKGNGIEDNLIKKHLFSDFDAYYALVSSLCSKGEPQKANRVAKEMILYSQKGC from the coding sequence ATGAAGTCAAACAAAATAAGCGGCAACTCTTGTACTCACTCAATCGTGGTGCGGGCTCTACTTGAAGATAGGAGATTTGAAGAAGCTGAGCTTTTCGTGATCCAATTGGGAAAATATGGGTTTCTCTCCAGAAATGGTATATGGGATTCTCTAATTCAAAGCATCTGCGTTGCTGGAAAGAACCCAGAAAAAGCATTCTCTGTCTTGCGGGATTGCTTAAGAAATTGCGGTAGTTTGCcttctttttctactttttctttGTTGATTCACAGTTTTAGTTCTCTGGGTAAGATGGATAGAGCTATTGAAGTCTTGGAGATGATGACAGACGAGAAAATTGGACACCCGGTTAATAATTCCATTTGTAGTTCAATAATTTCAGGGTTTAGTAGAATTGGAAATCCTGAGCTCGCATTGAAGTTTTATGAGAAAGTTGAGAAAATTGAAACTTTTCGGCCTAATGTTGTAACATATACGGCTCTTGTGAGTGCACTTTGTATAGAGGGTAGAGTTAAGGAGGTTTCTAACTTGGTTTGTAGAATGGAGAAGGAAGGAATTGTTTTAGATGCTGTATTTTACAGTAGTTGGATTTGTGGGTATTTTATTGAAGGGATCTTACAAGAGGCATTTCAGAAGCATAAGTTGATGGTAGAGAGTGGAATAAAGCCCGATATAGTTAGTTACACCATTCTTATTGATGGGTTCTCAAAGGAAGGGAATGTGGAAAAGGCAGTTGGGTTTTTAAATGAGATGAAAATGGTTGGAGTGGAACCTAATTTGGTCACTTACACTGCAGTCATCCGCGGTTTTTGTCAGAAAGGGAAATTGGATGAGGCAATCAGTTTGTTTAGGAAGTTGGAAGCACTGGGAATTGTAGCAGACGAGGTAACATACTCGACCCTGATTGATGAATTGTGTAGGAAAGCAGATTTTGATCAAGTCTTCTGTTTGCTTGATGAAATGGAGAAGAAGGGGATTGGTACAGGAATTGTTACATACAACACTGTGATTAATGGTTTGTCCAAAGTTGGGAGGACATGTGAAGCGGATGAGATCTCAAAGAGAATATCTGGTGATAACTTTACATACAGTACATTGTTACATGGGTACATTGAGGAAAAGAATGTAGAAGGGATcttgaaaacaaaaaggagaCTGGAAGAGGCTGGTGTTCATATGGATGGAGTCATGTGTAATGTGCTAATTAAAGCATTATTTATGAGAGGTTTGGTGGAAGATGCTTACATGATTTTCAAGGAGATGCCAGAGATGGGTTTGCATGCTGATTCTGTTACTTATCACACAATGATTGATGGCTACTGTAAAGTTGGTAGGATCAATGAGGCACTTGAACTATTTGATGCCTATAGGACTTCATTGTTTCCTGATGTGGTGTGTTATAGTTGTATAATTCACGGGCTCTGTGAGAATGGCATGTTAGATATGGCAATCAAAGTATTTACAGAACTCATTGAGAAAGGTCTGTCTCCCAGTAAAGCAACCTATATGAAGGTGATAAGATCACTGCTTAAGCAAGGGAATGGACAAGGAGTTTTGAATTTTCTTCATGAGATTGAGAAATTAGAACCAGAAATATATGGTGACATATGCAGTGATGCTGTTCACTTCTTGTGCAAGAGAGGTTGTGCTGAGTCTGCATTTGATGTATTTATGATGTTGAAGAGGAAAAACTTTGGCGTGACAAGCAATTGTTACTATTCAATTCTTAAAGGGCTTATTACCAAAGGAAATAATTGGATTCAACAAGTGATGATGAATGCCTATCTTAAAGATTATGGATGGTCAGAGTTCAGATTTTGCAAGATTCTAGTTCGTTACTTATGTAAGAAGGATGTGGAACTAGCTCTCCGGTTTCTTGACAAGATGAAGAAAAAGGATATATGTGTCCTTGATCCATTCCCAGTTGTTGAAACGCTTGTAGAGCAAGGAAGAATTATAGATGCATATAAACTCATCATGGAAGTTGGAGATCAGACTCTTCTGAACATAGTTACTTATTCTATTGTGATTGATGGACTCTGTAAATCAGGATATCTTGATAAGGCCTTAGATCTTTGTGACTccatgaaaaagaaaggaatagcACCTAATATTGTCACTTACAATTCAGTGATCAATGGATTGTGTCGGCAGGGTTGTGTTATTGAAGCACTTAGGCTATTTGATTCATTGGAGAAAGTCAATTTGGTCCCGACTGATATCACATATGGTACACTTATCAGTGCTCTATCTAAAGAAGGGTTCCTACTAGATGCCAAACAGTTGCTTGAGAGGATGGTTCTGAATGGTTTCATTCCAAGTACACGTGTTTACAACTCATTGATTGATGGGTATTGCAAGTTCGGGTCAATGGAAGAAGCCATGGAGCTGCTTCTTGATTTGGAAAAAAGTTGTCATCGGCCTGATGCATTTACTGTCAGTGCTGTGATTAATGGCTGTTGCCGTAAAGGTGACATGGAAGGGGCCCTTGGATTCTACCTTGACTATAAAAGGAAAGGAGTCTTACCTGATTTGATtggtttcatttatttattaaaagggCTTCTTGCTAAGGGAAGGATAGAAGAGGCTAGGAATATCTTGAGAGAGATGCTTCAGATCCAATCTGTTGTGGAGCTGATAGACAGAGCTGCAGCTGAGATTGAAACAGAATCAATAGGAAACATTCTTGTCTTTTTATGTGAGCGAGGAAGTATTCAAGAAGCCATCAGTGTCCTTAATGAAGTTGGTTCTCTGGTTTACCCTTTTGGGAGGAGGTTCGGTGCCATCGGTGGATCAGAAAAACTAGAGAAGCTACACAAAGAGGGCTTGTTTGATACTGTCACTGTGGAGTCTTTGACCTCCTCATGTACaactgatttggatttggaattgCTTGAGGTGGGGAAAGGAAATGGAATTGAggataatttaataaaaaaacactTGTTTTCTGACTTTGATGCTTATTATGCCCTTGTTTCATCCCTATGTTCAAAGGGAGAGCCACAAAAGGCTAATAGAGTTGCAAAAGAAATGATTTTGTACTCGCAGAAGGGCTGTTGA
- the LOC122082380 gene encoding pentatricopeptide repeat-containing protein At5g57250, mitochondrial isoform X1, translating into MREGVANLIRLCETFFPNRFLIQNLTMTSSIIIAKTFSSFSSPRNLPEIPTLQNLLKRGFSPTLEAFNQFLEFLSENQRFKSVLHFFSQMKSNKISGNSCTHSIVVRALLEDRRFEEAELFVIQLGKYGFLSRNGIWDSLIQSICVAGKNPEKAFSVLRDCLRNCGSLPSFSTFSLLIHSFSSLGKMDRAIEVLEMMTDEKIGHPVNNSICSSIISGFSRIGNPELALKFYEKVEKIETFRPNVVTYTALVSALCIEGRVKEVSNLVCRMEKEGIVLDAVFYSSWICGYFIEGILQEAFQKHKLMVESGIKPDIVSYTILIDGFSKEGNVEKAVGFLNEMKMVGVEPNLVTYTAVIRGFCQKGKLDEAISLFRKLEALGIVADEVTYSTLIDELCRKADFDQVFCLLDEMEKKGIGTGIVTYNTVINGLSKVGRTCEADEISKRISGDNFTYSTLLHGYIEEKNVEGILKTKRRLEEAGVHMDGVMCNVLIKALFMRGLVEDAYMIFKEMPEMGLHADSVTYHTMIDGYCKVGRINEALELFDAYRTSLFPDVVCYSCIIHGLCENGMLDMAIKVFTELIEKGLSPSKATYMKVIRSLLKQGNGQGVLNFLHEIEKLEPEIYGDICSDAVHFLCKRGCAESAFDVFMMLKRKNFGVTSNCYYSILKGLITKGNNWIQQVMMNAYLKDYGWSEFRFCKILVRYLCKKDVELALRFLDKMKKKDICVLDPFPVVETLVEQGRIIDAYKLIMEVGDQTLLNIVTYSIVIDGLCKSGYLDKALDLCDSMKKKGIAPNIVTYNSVINGLCRQGCVIEALRLFDSLEKVNLVPTDITYGTLISALSKEGFLLDAKQLLERMVLNGFIPSTRVYNSLIDGYCKFGSMEEAMELLLDLEKSCHRPDAFTVSAVINGCCRKGDMEGALGFYLDYKRKGVLPDLIGFIYLLKGLLAKGRIEEARNILREMLQIQSVVELIDRAAAEIETESIGNILVFLCERGSIQEAISVLNEVGSLVYPFGRRFGAIGGSEKLEKLHKEGLFDTVTVESLTSSCTTDLDLELLEVGKGNGIEDNLIKKHLFSDFDAYYALVSSLCSKGEPQKANRVAKEMILYSQKGC; encoded by the coding sequence ATGAGGGAAGGAGTTGCAAATCTCATTCGTCTCTGTGAAACTTTCTTCCCCAATCGTTTCTTAATTCAAAATTTGACGATGACTTCATCTATCATTATCGCCAaaaccttctcttctttttcatctccTCGAAACTTACCCGAAATCCCAACACTTCAGAACCTCTTGAAAAGAGGTTTTAGTCCCACCCTCGAAGCCTTCAACCAATTCCTGGAGTTCCTCTCTGAAAACCAACGATTCAAATCTGTTCTTCACTTTTTTTCACAGATGAAGTCAAACAAAATAAGCGGCAACTCTTGTACTCACTCAATCGTGGTGCGGGCTCTACTTGAAGATAGGAGATTTGAAGAAGCTGAGCTTTTCGTGATCCAATTGGGAAAATATGGGTTTCTCTCCAGAAATGGTATATGGGATTCTCTAATTCAAAGCATCTGCGTTGCTGGAAAGAACCCAGAAAAAGCATTCTCTGTCTTGCGGGATTGCTTAAGAAATTGCGGTAGTTTGCcttctttttctactttttctttGTTGATTCACAGTTTTAGTTCTCTGGGTAAGATGGATAGAGCTATTGAAGTCTTGGAGATGATGACAGACGAGAAAATTGGACACCCGGTTAATAATTCCATTTGTAGTTCAATAATTTCAGGGTTTAGTAGAATTGGAAATCCTGAGCTCGCATTGAAGTTTTATGAGAAAGTTGAGAAAATTGAAACTTTTCGGCCTAATGTTGTAACATATACGGCTCTTGTGAGTGCACTTTGTATAGAGGGTAGAGTTAAGGAGGTTTCTAACTTGGTTTGTAGAATGGAGAAGGAAGGAATTGTTTTAGATGCTGTATTTTACAGTAGTTGGATTTGTGGGTATTTTATTGAAGGGATCTTACAAGAGGCATTTCAGAAGCATAAGTTGATGGTAGAGAGTGGAATAAAGCCCGATATAGTTAGTTACACCATTCTTATTGATGGGTTCTCAAAGGAAGGGAATGTGGAAAAGGCAGTTGGGTTTTTAAATGAGATGAAAATGGTTGGAGTGGAACCTAATTTGGTCACTTACACTGCAGTCATCCGCGGTTTTTGTCAGAAAGGGAAATTGGATGAGGCAATCAGTTTGTTTAGGAAGTTGGAAGCACTGGGAATTGTAGCAGACGAGGTAACATACTCGACCCTGATTGATGAATTGTGTAGGAAAGCAGATTTTGATCAAGTCTTCTGTTTGCTTGATGAAATGGAGAAGAAGGGGATTGGTACAGGAATTGTTACATACAACACTGTGATTAATGGTTTGTCCAAAGTTGGGAGGACATGTGAAGCGGATGAGATCTCAAAGAGAATATCTGGTGATAACTTTACATACAGTACATTGTTACATGGGTACATTGAGGAAAAGAATGTAGAAGGGATcttgaaaacaaaaaggagaCTGGAAGAGGCTGGTGTTCATATGGATGGAGTCATGTGTAATGTGCTAATTAAAGCATTATTTATGAGAGGTTTGGTGGAAGATGCTTACATGATTTTCAAGGAGATGCCAGAGATGGGTTTGCATGCTGATTCTGTTACTTATCACACAATGATTGATGGCTACTGTAAAGTTGGTAGGATCAATGAGGCACTTGAACTATTTGATGCCTATAGGACTTCATTGTTTCCTGATGTGGTGTGTTATAGTTGTATAATTCACGGGCTCTGTGAGAATGGCATGTTAGATATGGCAATCAAAGTATTTACAGAACTCATTGAGAAAGGTCTGTCTCCCAGTAAAGCAACCTATATGAAGGTGATAAGATCACTGCTTAAGCAAGGGAATGGACAAGGAGTTTTGAATTTTCTTCATGAGATTGAGAAATTAGAACCAGAAATATATGGTGACATATGCAGTGATGCTGTTCACTTCTTGTGCAAGAGAGGTTGTGCTGAGTCTGCATTTGATGTATTTATGATGTTGAAGAGGAAAAACTTTGGCGTGACAAGCAATTGTTACTATTCAATTCTTAAAGGGCTTATTACCAAAGGAAATAATTGGATTCAACAAGTGATGATGAATGCCTATCTTAAAGATTATGGATGGTCAGAGTTCAGATTTTGCAAGATTCTAGTTCGTTACTTATGTAAGAAGGATGTGGAACTAGCTCTCCGGTTTCTTGACAAGATGAAGAAAAAGGATATATGTGTCCTTGATCCATTCCCAGTTGTTGAAACGCTTGTAGAGCAAGGAAGAATTATAGATGCATATAAACTCATCATGGAAGTTGGAGATCAGACTCTTCTGAACATAGTTACTTATTCTATTGTGATTGATGGACTCTGTAAATCAGGATATCTTGATAAGGCCTTAGATCTTTGTGACTccatgaaaaagaaaggaatagcACCTAATATTGTCACTTACAATTCAGTGATCAATGGATTGTGTCGGCAGGGTTGTGTTATTGAAGCACTTAGGCTATTTGATTCATTGGAGAAAGTCAATTTGGTCCCGACTGATATCACATATGGTACACTTATCAGTGCTCTATCTAAAGAAGGGTTCCTACTAGATGCCAAACAGTTGCTTGAGAGGATGGTTCTGAATGGTTTCATTCCAAGTACACGTGTTTACAACTCATTGATTGATGGGTATTGCAAGTTCGGGTCAATGGAAGAAGCCATGGAGCTGCTTCTTGATTTGGAAAAAAGTTGTCATCGGCCTGATGCATTTACTGTCAGTGCTGTGATTAATGGCTGTTGCCGTAAAGGTGACATGGAAGGGGCCCTTGGATTCTACCTTGACTATAAAAGGAAAGGAGTCTTACCTGATTTGATtggtttcatttatttattaaaagggCTTCTTGCTAAGGGAAGGATAGAAGAGGCTAGGAATATCTTGAGAGAGATGCTTCAGATCCAATCTGTTGTGGAGCTGATAGACAGAGCTGCAGCTGAGATTGAAACAGAATCAATAGGAAACATTCTTGTCTTTTTATGTGAGCGAGGAAGTATTCAAGAAGCCATCAGTGTCCTTAATGAAGTTGGTTCTCTGGTTTACCCTTTTGGGAGGAGGTTCGGTGCCATCGGTGGATCAGAAAAACTAGAGAAGCTACACAAAGAGGGCTTGTTTGATACTGTCACTGTGGAGTCTTTGACCTCCTCATGTACaactgatttggatttggaattgCTTGAGGTGGGGAAAGGAAATGGAATTGAggataatttaataaaaaaacactTGTTTTCTGACTTTGATGCTTATTATGCCCTTGTTTCATCCCTATGTTCAAAGGGAGAGCCACAAAAGGCTAATAGAGTTGCAAAAGAAATGATTTTGTACTCGCAGAAGGGCTGTTGA
- the LOC122080871 gene encoding stage V sporulation protein K-like: MPRRRKRETPKSKDELPEEPTDQSPEPTNILGLRPRNLVGLKKKLQEDPSIVNDRNNNGETPLHMAAKDGCNEVARFLLCHGASVAAKDNKGVTPLHLAVLYSQKAGDCLIVRTLLDYNADCSVEDNEGRTPLNHLSEGPERKYLSEILHNHLGKQRKRKANELCSEMRAKMDELEQELSKIVGLHELKVQLRKWMKGMVLDKKRRALGIQVSTPKVPHMAFLGNPGTGKTKVARILGKLFHTVGILPTDKVKEVQRTDLVGEYIGQTGPKTKKVIKEAEGGILFVDEAYRLVPVPCQRTKDFGLEALEEIMSVMDSGKIVTIFAGYTKPMKGLISSNEGLYRRVTKFFSFHDFSCEELAQILHLKMNNQSVSSSLFGFKLHPECTLEVVEELIEIETTVMQRQKMNGGLVELMLVNAKENLDLRLDFDSSDEDDLRTFTIEDLEVGLKSLSQLDFLV; the protein is encoded by the exons atgccaagaagaagaaaaagggagacaCCAAAATCCAAAGATGAGTTGCCAGAAGAGCCCACCGATCAATCACCAGAACCCACAAACATACTTGGATTGAGGCCTAGAAATCTCGTAGGCCTTAAAAAGAAGCTTCAAGAAGATCCTTCCATTGTCAATGATAGAAATAat AATGGGGAAACTCCCTTGCACATGGCGGCGAAGGATGGTTGCAATGAGGTGGCGCGATTTCTTCTTTGTCATGGTGCTTCAGTGGCAGCTAAAGATAat AAAGGAGTGACTCCCTTGCACCTTGCTGTACTGTACTCACAAAAGGCCGGCGATTGCTTAATTGTGAGGACATTGCTTGACTACAATGCTGATTGTAGCGTCGAAGATAAT GAAGGAAGAACACCACTAAATCATCTTTCAGAAGGTCCAGAAAGAAAGTATTTGAGTGAGATCCTTCATAACCATCTTGGgaaacaaaggaaaagaaaagccaATGAACTATGTAGTGAGATGAGAGCTAAGATGGATGAACTTGAACAAGAATTGTCTAAAATTGTGGGTTTGCATGAGCTAAAAGTACAACTAAGGAAATGGATGAAGGGAATGGTTTTGGATAAGAAGCGCAGGGCCCTTGGTATCCAAGTTTCTACTCCAAAGGTACCTCATATGGCATTTCTTGGCAATCCTGGAACTG GTAAAACAAAGGTAGCTCGGATTCTTGGGAAACTTTTCCATACAGTGGGAATTTTACCTACAGATAAGGTAAAGGAAGTACAAAGAACTGATTTGGTTGGCGAGTATATTGGACAGACAGGACCAAAGACAAAGAAAGTG ATTAAAGAAGCCGAGGGAGGAATTCTCTTCGTTGATGAGGCATATAGGCTGGTACCAGTGCCTTGTCAACGTACTAAAGACTTCGGATTAGAGGCCTTAGAGGAGATCATGTCTGTGATGGATAGTGGAAAAATCGTCACTATATTTGCTGGTTATACTAAACCAATGAAGGGCTTAATCTCCTCAAATGAAGGATTATATAGAAGGGTCACTAAATTCTTCTCTTTCCATGACTTCAGCTGTGAAGAACTAGCTCAGATCCTGCATCTGAAGATGAACAATCAATCAGTGTCAAGCTCACTATTTGGATTCAAATTGCACCCAGAATGCACCTTAGAAGTTGTGGAAGAATTGATTGAAATAGAAACGACAGTGATGCAGAGGCAAAAGATGAATGGGGGGTTAGTAGAGTTGATGCTAGTCAATGCCAAAGAGAACTTAGATCTTAGGCTTGATTTTGATTCTTCTGATGAAGATGATCTTAGAACTTTCACCATAGAAGATCTTGAAGTAGGTCTTAAATCACTATCTCAATTAGATTTCTTAGTCTAA